One Octopus sinensis linkage group LG11, ASM634580v1, whole genome shotgun sequence genomic window carries:
- the LOC115217256 gene encoding uncharacterized protein LOC115217256 isoform X14, with translation MKSVVYLLTVAVIFLLEEIDGNQIQSSNLSCALVPGRSNSTYYEPVWDYIWIRRSCMFGRVFSDRYCLCIPTQLMRNTRLNTPNTCIFRGSKTYTRRIDPKDSYYQERVKTRKWAPKTCTSGLVFSPTHCRCIEDSRETCQYPGGITRTRKRDTDVNYFQQLTNSNTWERKRCYSGATFSLTKCYCTFGGSSVIVTTPEPENDIKICKHPKYGYFRKRDSNPQFYFQINNNKAWEKRACAVGGTFNSAICDCTYVKPTSESETTPKVEPEIPQKFCWDALSKTRRGTFRDERYYYELKGNTWKVIACQNGYIFSHDRCCCVLKSQITTPRTEPTGEPETEPTGEPETPFEVCPHKPSQSIRRATTNPQIYEQKTTGGKWVKISCEAANQFNVKKCCCVPTGTTAQPEGETEPTGEPETEPTGEPETEPTGEPETEPTGEPETEPTGEPETEPTGEPETEPTGEPETEPTGEPETEPTGEPETPFEVCPHKPSQSIRRGTKNPQIYEQMNKQRKWERKICNGASRFNAKKCCCVSTGEPETEPTGEPETEPEGKPEGEPEIAEKICHHKPSKIQRKTFKVELFYYEKTGNTWMLKVCQNGYIFSYEECCCALKSKQIANPETEPEGKPESEPEGEPEGEPKPENEVQHAYCIDVISRAIRKNTTNPKQYKQLSSSFKWEVKYCPHSKRFSFKICCCVPVTPGQPEGEPEGKPETEPEGKPETEPETEPEGKPEKPFKICPHKPSESIRRPTTNPQFYEQMTIRNEWVNMSCGDASRFDVDQCSCIPTEKTTPTTTQRSYDTAQANITCKVGNGPLRKTDSDLRRYSEKVAGRWEDRICYSGGIFNKLICGCVYLKKIHK, from the exons ATGAAATCTGTAGTATATTTACTcactgttgctgttatttttttgcTTGAAGAGATTGATGGCAACCAAATTCAAAGCTCGAATTTAAGTTGTGCTCTAGTGCCTGGACGAAGTAATTCGACCTATTATGAACCAGTTTGGGACTATATTTGGATTCGACGTAGTTGCATGTTTGGCAGAGTTTTCAGTGACCGCTATTGCTTATGCATACCAACACAACTCATGAGAAATACTCGTCTAAATACACCAAATACTTGCATATTTCGAGGTTCAAAGACTTACACCAGAAGAATTGATCCAAAAGATAGCTATTATCAAGAACGTGTAAAAACGAGAAAATGGGCACCGAAAACTTGTACAAGTGGATTAGTTTTCAGTCCGACACACTGCCGTTGCATTGAAGATAGTCGTGAAACGTGTCAATATCCAGGCGGTATTACCAGAACACGTAAACGAGATACTGATGTGAATTATTTCCAACAGCTAACAAACAGCAACACATGGGAAAGAAAAAGGTGTTACAGTGGTGCTACCTTCAGTCTAACTAAATGTTATTGCACTTTCGGTGGTTCATCAGTCATTGTTACAACGCCTGAACctgaaaatgatattaaaatatgtaaacatCCCAAGTATGGATATTTCCGTAAACGGGATTCAAACCCGcagttttattttcagatcaATAACAATAAAGCATGGGAGAAGAGAGCTTGCGCAGTCGGCGGCACATTCAACAGCGCCATCTGTGATTGTACTTATGTGAAACCAACAAGCGAATCGGAGACTACACCAAAGGTCGAACCTGAAATTCCTCAAAAGTTTTGTTGGGATGCACTTTCAAAAACACGACGAGGAACATTTAGAGATGAACGTTATTATTACGAACTGAAAGGCAATACATGGAAGGTGATAGCTTGTCAAAATGGATATATTTTTTCTCACGAcagatgttgttgtgttttaaaATCACAAATAACGACCCCTAGAACAGAACCGACAGGTGAACCTGAAACGGAGCCGACAGGTGAACCTGAAACACCATTCGAAGTATGTCCGCATAAGCCTTCTCAGTCTATAAGAAGAGCCACTACAAACCCACAGATTTACGAGCAGAAGACCACAGGAGGCAAATGGGTGAAAATATCATGCGAAGCTGCAAATCAATTCAACGTCAAAAAATGTTGTTGTGTTCCGACAGGTACAACTGCACAACCGGAGGGA GAAACAGAACCAACAGGTGAACCTGAAACGGAGCCGACAG GTGAACCCGAAACAGAACCGACAG GTGAACCCGAAACAGAACCGACAGGTGAACCTGAAACGGAGCCGACTG GTGAACCCGAAACAGAACCGACAGGTGAACCTGAAACGGAGCCGACAG GTGAACCCGAAACAGAACCGACAG GTGAACCCGAAACAGAACCGACAGGTGAACCTGAAACACCATTCGAAGTATGTCCGCATAAGCCTTCTCAGTCTATAAGAAGAGGCACTAAAAACCCACAGATTTACGAGCAGATGAACAAGCAACGCAAAtgggagagaaaaatatgtaacgGTGCAAGTCGATTCAACGCCAAAAAATGTTGTTGTGTTTCGACAGGTGAACCCGAAACAGAACCGACAG GTGAACCCGAAACAGAACCGGAAGGTAAACCCGAAGGAGAACCTGAAATTGCCGAAAAGATTTGTCATCATAAACCGTCAAAAATACAACGAAAAACATTTAaagttgaacttttttattatgAAAAGACGGGCAATACATGGATGCTGAAGGTTTGTCaaaatggatatattttctcTTACGAGGAGTGTTGTTGTGctttaaaatcaaaacaaatagcGAATCCTGAAACAGAACCGGAAGGCAAACCTGAGTCAGAACCGGAAGGTGAACCAGAGGGAGAACCGAAACCAGAAAATGAAGTACAACACGCATATTGTATAGATGTGATATCTCGGGCTATAAGGAAAAATACAACGAACCCAAAGCAGTATAagcagttgtcatcatcattcaaatgggaagtaaaatattgtccacattCAAAACGATTCAGTTTTAAAATATGCTGTTGCGTTCCGGTAACACCTGGACAACCAGAGGGAGAGCCGGAGGGTAAACCTGAAACAGAACCGGAAGGTAAACCTGAAACAGAACCTGAAACAGAACCGGAGGGTAAACCTGAAAAACCCTTTAAAATATGTCCGCATAAGCCTTCTGAGTCTATAAGAAGACCCACCACAAACCCACAGTTTTACGAGCAGATGACCATAAGAAACGAATGGGTAAACATGTCATGTGGAGATGCAAGTCGATTCGACGTCGATCAATGTTCTTGTATTCCGACAGAGAAAACTACACCTACTACAACGCAACGATCATATGACACTGCACAAGCAAATATTACGTGTAAGGTCGGGAATGGACCTCTTCGGAAAACAGACTCGGACTTACGTCGTTATTCAGAAAAGGTAGCAGGAAGATGGGAAGATAGGATTTGCTACAGTGGTGGTATATTCAACAAACTAATTTGTGGTtgtgtttatttgaaaaaaatacataaatag
- the LOC115217256 gene encoding uncharacterized protein LOC115217256 isoform X17, translating into MKSVVYLLTVAVIFLLEEIDGNQIQSSNLSCALVPGRSNSTYYEPVWDYIWIRRSCMFGRVFSDRYCLCIPTQLMRNTRLNTPNTCIFRGSKTYTRRIDPKDSYYQERVKTRKWAPKTCTSGLVFSPTHCRCIEDSRETCQYPGGITRTRKRDTDVNYFQQLTNSNTWERKRCYSGATFSLTKCYCTFGGSSVIVTTPEPENDIKICKHPKYGYFRKRDSNPQFYFQINNNKAWEKRACAVGGTFNSAICDCTYVKPTSESETTPKVEPEIPQKFCWDALSKTRRGTFRDERYYYELKGNTWKVIACQNGYIFSHDRCCCVLKSQITTPRTEPTGEPETEPTGEPETPFEVCPHKPSQSIRRATTNPQIYEQKTTGGKWVKISCEAANQFNVKKCCCVPTGKPETEPTGEPETEPTGEPETEPTGEPETEPTGEPETEPTGEPETEPTGEPETEPTGEPETEPTGEPETEPTGEPETPFEVCPHKPSQSIRRGTKNPQIYEQMNKQRKWERKICNGASRFNAKKCCCVSTGEPETEPTGEPETEPEGKPEGEPEIAEKICHHKPSKIQRKTFKVELFYYEKTGNTWMLKVCQNGYIFSYEECCCALKSKQIANPETEPEGKPESEPEGEPEGEPKPENEVQHAYCIDVISRAIRKNTTNPKQYKQLSSSFKWEVKYCPHSKRFSFKICCCVPVTPGQPEGEPEGKPETEPEGKPETEPETEPEGKPEKPFKICPHKPSESIRRPTTNPQFYEQMTIRNEWVNMSCGDASRFDVDQCSCIPTEKTTPTTTQRSYDTAQANITCKVGNGPLRKTDSDLRRYSEKVAGRWEDRICYSGGIFNKLICGCVYLKKIHK; encoded by the exons ATGAAATCTGTAGTATATTTACTcactgttgctgttatttttttgcTTGAAGAGATTGATGGCAACCAAATTCAAAGCTCGAATTTAAGTTGTGCTCTAGTGCCTGGACGAAGTAATTCGACCTATTATGAACCAGTTTGGGACTATATTTGGATTCGACGTAGTTGCATGTTTGGCAGAGTTTTCAGTGACCGCTATTGCTTATGCATACCAACACAACTCATGAGAAATACTCGTCTAAATACACCAAATACTTGCATATTTCGAGGTTCAAAGACTTACACCAGAAGAATTGATCCAAAAGATAGCTATTATCAAGAACGTGTAAAAACGAGAAAATGGGCACCGAAAACTTGTACAAGTGGATTAGTTTTCAGTCCGACACACTGCCGTTGCATTGAAGATAGTCGTGAAACGTGTCAATATCCAGGCGGTATTACCAGAACACGTAAACGAGATACTGATGTGAATTATTTCCAACAGCTAACAAACAGCAACACATGGGAAAGAAAAAGGTGTTACAGTGGTGCTACCTTCAGTCTAACTAAATGTTATTGCACTTTCGGTGGTTCATCAGTCATTGTTACAACGCCTGAACctgaaaatgatattaaaatatgtaaacatCCCAAGTATGGATATTTCCGTAAACGGGATTCAAACCCGcagttttattttcagatcaATAACAATAAAGCATGGGAGAAGAGAGCTTGCGCAGTCGGCGGCACATTCAACAGCGCCATCTGTGATTGTACTTATGTGAAACCAACAAGCGAATCGGAGACTACACCAAAGGTCGAACCTGAAATTCCTCAAAAGTTTTGTTGGGATGCACTTTCAAAAACACGACGAGGAACATTTAGAGATGAACGTTATTATTACGAACTGAAAGGCAATACATGGAAGGTGATAGCTTGTCAAAATGGATATATTTTTTCTCACGAcagatgttgttgtgttttaaaATCACAAATAACGACCCCTAGAACAGAACCGACAGGTGAACCTGAAACGGAGCCGACAGGTGAACCTGAAACACCATTCGAAGTATGTCCGCATAAGCCTTCTCAGTCTATAAGAAGAGCCACTACAAACCCACAGATTTACGAGCAGAAGACCACAGGAGGCAAATGGGTGAAAATATCATGCGAAGCTGCAAATCAATTCAACGTCAAAAAATGTTGTTGTGTTCCGACAG GTAAACCCGAAACAGAACCAACAG GTGAACCCGAAACAGAACCGACAGGTGAACCTGAAACGGAGCCGACAG GTGAACCCGAAACAGAACCGACAGGTGAACCTGAAACGGAGCCGACTG GTGAACCCGAAACAGAACCGACAGGTGAACCTGAAACGGAGCCGACAG GTGAACCCGAAACAGAACCGACAG GTGAACCCGAAACAGAACCGACAGGTGAACCTGAAACACCATTCGAAGTATGTCCGCATAAGCCTTCTCAGTCTATAAGAAGAGGCACTAAAAACCCACAGATTTACGAGCAGATGAACAAGCAACGCAAAtgggagagaaaaatatgtaacgGTGCAAGTCGATTCAACGCCAAAAAATGTTGTTGTGTTTCGACAGGTGAACCCGAAACAGAACCGACAG GTGAACCCGAAACAGAACCGGAAGGTAAACCCGAAGGAGAACCTGAAATTGCCGAAAAGATTTGTCATCATAAACCGTCAAAAATACAACGAAAAACATTTAaagttgaacttttttattatgAAAAGACGGGCAATACATGGATGCTGAAGGTTTGTCaaaatggatatattttctcTTACGAGGAGTGTTGTTGTGctttaaaatcaaaacaaatagcGAATCCTGAAACAGAACCGGAAGGCAAACCTGAGTCAGAACCGGAAGGTGAACCAGAGGGAGAACCGAAACCAGAAAATGAAGTACAACACGCATATTGTATAGATGTGATATCTCGGGCTATAAGGAAAAATACAACGAACCCAAAGCAGTATAagcagttgtcatcatcattcaaatgggaagtaaaatattgtccacattCAAAACGATTCAGTTTTAAAATATGCTGTTGCGTTCCGGTAACACCTGGACAACCAGAGGGAGAGCCGGAGGGTAAACCTGAAACAGAACCGGAAGGTAAACCTGAAACAGAACCTGAAACAGAACCGGAGGGTAAACCTGAAAAACCCTTTAAAATATGTCCGCATAAGCCTTCTGAGTCTATAAGAAGACCCACCACAAACCCACAGTTTTACGAGCAGATGACCATAAGAAACGAATGGGTAAACATGTCATGTGGAGATGCAAGTCGATTCGACGTCGATCAATGTTCTTGTATTCCGACAGAGAAAACTACACCTACTACAACGCAACGATCATATGACACTGCACAAGCAAATATTACGTGTAAGGTCGGGAATGGACCTCTTCGGAAAACAGACTCGGACTTACGTCGTTATTCAGAAAAGGTAGCAGGAAGATGGGAAGATAGGATTTGCTACAGTGGTGGTATATTCAACAAACTAATTTGTGGTtgtgtttatttgaaaaaaatacataaatag
- the LOC115217256 gene encoding uncharacterized protein LOC115217256 isoform X4, whose protein sequence is MKSVVYLLTVAVIFLLEEIDGNQIQSSNLSCALVPGRSNSTYYEPVWDYIWIRRSCMFGRVFSDRYCLCIPTQLMRNTRLNTPNTCIFRGSKTYTRRIDPKDSYYQERVKTRKWAPKTCTSGLVFSPTHCRCIEDSRETCQYPGGITRTRKRDTDVNYFQQLTNSNTWERKRCYSGATFSLTKCYCTFGGSSVIVTTPEPENDIKICKHPKYGYFRKRDSNPQFYFQINNNKAWEKRACAVGGTFNSAICDCTYVKPTSESETTPKVEPEIPQKFCWDALSKTRRGTFRDERYYYELKGNTWKVIACQNGYIFSHDRCCCVLKSQITTPRTEPTGEPETEPTGEPETPFEVCPHKPSQSIRRATTNPQIYEQKTTGGKWVKISCEAANQFNVKKCCCVPTGTTAQPEGTTKFSPKYCLDKLSSKRRATFRNERHYYELTDSLWRLKACKNGKIFSYEECCCVLKSKPKTEPTSKPETEPTGEPETEPTGEPEAQFEICPHKSSQSIRRGTANPQFYEQMNKQGKWERKLCNGASRFNAKKCCCVSPGEPETEPTGEPETEPTGEPETEPTGEPETEPTGEPETEPTGEPETPFEVCWHKPSQSIRRGTKNPQIYEQMNKQRKWERKICNGASRFNAKKCCCVSTGEPETEPTGEPETEPEGKPEGEPEIAEKICHHKPSKIQRKTFKVELFYYEKTGNTWMLKVCQNGYIFSYEECCCALKSKQIANPETEPEGKPESEPEGEPEGEPKPENEVQHAYCIDVISRAIRKNTTNPKQYKQLSSSFKWEVKYCPHSKRFSFKICCCVPVTPGQPEGEPEGKPETEPEGKPETEPETEPEGKPEKPFKICPHKPSESIRRPTTNPQFYEQMTIRNEWVNMSCGDASRFDVDQCSCIPTEKTTPTTTQRSYDTAQANITCKVGNGPLRKTDSDLRRYSEKVAGRWEDRICYSGGIFNKLICGCVYLKKIHK, encoded by the exons ATGAAATCTGTAGTATATTTACTcactgttgctgttatttttttgcTTGAAGAGATTGATGGCAACCAAATTCAAAGCTCGAATTTAAGTTGTGCTCTAGTGCCTGGACGAAGTAATTCGACCTATTATGAACCAGTTTGGGACTATATTTGGATTCGACGTAGTTGCATGTTTGGCAGAGTTTTCAGTGACCGCTATTGCTTATGCATACCAACACAACTCATGAGAAATACTCGTCTAAATACACCAAATACTTGCATATTTCGAGGTTCAAAGACTTACACCAGAAGAATTGATCCAAAAGATAGCTATTATCAAGAACGTGTAAAAACGAGAAAATGGGCACCGAAAACTTGTACAAGTGGATTAGTTTTCAGTCCGACACACTGCCGTTGCATTGAAGATAGTCGTGAAACGTGTCAATATCCAGGCGGTATTACCAGAACACGTAAACGAGATACTGATGTGAATTATTTCCAACAGCTAACAAACAGCAACACATGGGAAAGAAAAAGGTGTTACAGTGGTGCTACCTTCAGTCTAACTAAATGTTATTGCACTTTCGGTGGTTCATCAGTCATTGTTACAACGCCTGAACctgaaaatgatattaaaatatgtaaacatCCCAAGTATGGATATTTCCGTAAACGGGATTCAAACCCGcagttttattttcagatcaATAACAATAAAGCATGGGAGAAGAGAGCTTGCGCAGTCGGCGGCACATTCAACAGCGCCATCTGTGATTGTACTTATGTGAAACCAACAAGCGAATCGGAGACTACACCAAAGGTCGAACCTGAAATTCCTCAAAAGTTTTGTTGGGATGCACTTTCAAAAACACGACGAGGAACATTTAGAGATGAACGTTATTATTACGAACTGAAAGGCAATACATGGAAGGTGATAGCTTGTCAAAATGGATATATTTTTTCTCACGAcagatgttgttgtgttttaaaATCACAAATAACGACCCCTAGAACAGAACCGACAGGTGAACCTGAAACGGAGCCGACAGGTGAACCTGAAACACCATTCGAAGTATGTCCGCATAAGCCTTCTCAGTCTATAAGAAGAGCCACTACAAACCCACAGATTTACGAGCAGAAGACCACAGGAGGCAAATGGGTGAAAATATCATGCGAAGCTGCAAATCAATTCAACGTCAAAAAATGTTGTTGTGTTCCGACAGGTACAACTGCACAACCGGAGGGAACCACTAAATTTTCCCCAAAGTACTGTCTggataaattgtcaagtaaacgACGAGCAACATTTAGAAATGAACGTCATTATTACGAACTGACAGACAGTTTATGGCGGCTGAAAGCttgtaaaaatggaaaaattttcTCTTACGAGGAGTGTTGCTGTgttttaaaatcaa AACCTAAAACTGAGCCGACAAGTAAACCCGAAACAGAACCAACAGGTGAACCTGAAACGGAGCCGACAGGTGAACCTGAAGCACAATTCGAAATATGCCCACATAAGTCTTCTCAGTCTATAAGAAGAGGCACTGCAAACCCACAGTTTTACGAGCAGATGAACAAGCAAGGCAAATGGGAGAGAAAATTATGTAACGGTGCAAGTCGATTCAACGCCAAAAAATGTTGTTGTGTTTCGCCAGGTGAACCCGAAACAGAACCGACAG GTGAACCCGAAACAGAACCGACAGGTGAACCTGAAACGGAGCCGACAG GTGAACCCGAAACAGAACCGACAGGTGAACCTGAAACGGAGCCGACAGGTGAACCTGAAACACCATTCGAAGTATGTTGGCATAA GCCTTCTCAGTCTATAAGAAGAGGCACTAAAAACCCACAGATTTACGAGCAGATGAACAAGCAACGCAAAtgggagagaaaaatatgtaacgGTGCAAGTCGATTCAACGCCAAAAAATGTTGTTGTGTTTCGACAGGTGAACCCGAAACAGAACCGACAG GTGAACCCGAAACAGAACCGGAAGGTAAACCCGAAGGAGAACCTGAAATTGCCGAAAAGATTTGTCATCATAAACCGTCAAAAATACAACGAAAAACATTTAaagttgaacttttttattatgAAAAGACGGGCAATACATGGATGCTGAAGGTTTGTCaaaatggatatattttctcTTACGAGGAGTGTTGTTGTGctttaaaatcaaaacaaatagcGAATCCTGAAACAGAACCGGAAGGCAAACCTGAGTCAGAACCGGAAGGTGAACCAGAGGGAGAACCGAAACCAGAAAATGAAGTACAACACGCATATTGTATAGATGTGATATCTCGGGCTATAAGGAAAAATACAACGAACCCAAAGCAGTATAagcagttgtcatcatcattcaaatgggaagtaaaatattgtccacattCAAAACGATTCAGTTTTAAAATATGCTGTTGCGTTCCGGTAACACCTGGACAACCAGAGGGAGAGCCGGAGGGTAAACCTGAAACAGAACCGGAAGGTAAACCTGAAACAGAACCTGAAACAGAACCGGAGGGTAAACCTGAAAAACCCTTTAAAATATGTCCGCATAAGCCTTCTGAGTCTATAAGAAGACCCACCACAAACCCACAGTTTTACGAGCAGATGACCATAAGAAACGAATGGGTAAACATGTCATGTGGAGATGCAAGTCGATTCGACGTCGATCAATGTTCTTGTATTCCGACAGAGAAAACTACACCTACTACAACGCAACGATCATATGACACTGCACAAGCAAATATTACGTGTAAGGTCGGGAATGGACCTCTTCGGAAAACAGACTCGGACTTACGTCGTTATTCAGAAAAGGTAGCAGGAAGATGGGAAGATAGGATTTGCTACAGTGGTGGTATATTCAACAAACTAATTTGTGGTtgtgtttatttgaaaaaaatacataaatag
- the LOC115217256 gene encoding uncharacterized protein LOC115217256 isoform X5 yields the protein MKSVVYLLTVAVIFLLEEIDGNQIQSSNLSCALVPGRSNSTYYEPVWDYIWIRRSCMFGRVFSDRYCLCIPTQLMRNTRLNTPNTCIFRGSKTYTRRIDPKDSYYQERVKTRKWAPKTCTSGLVFSPTHCRCIEDSRETCQYPGGITRTRKRDTDVNYFQQLTNSNTWERKRCYSGATFSLTKCYCTFGGSSVIVTTPEPENDIKICKHPKYGYFRKRDSNPQFYFQINNNKAWEKRACAVGGTFNSAICDCTYVKPTSESETTPKVEPEIPQKFCWDALSKTRRGTFRDERYYYELKGNTWKVIACQNGYIFSHDRCCCVLKSQITTPRTEPTGEPETEPTGEPETPFEVCPHKPSQSIRRATTNPQIYEQKTTGGKWVKISCEAANQFNVKKCCCVPTGTTAQPEGTTKFSPKYCLDKLSSKRRATFRNERHYYELTDSLWRLKACKNGKIFSYEECCCVLKSKPKTEPTSKPETEPTGEPETEPTGEPEAQFEICPHKSSQSIRRGTANPQFYEQMNKQGKWERKLCNGASRFNAKKCCCVSPGEPETEPTGEPETEPTGEPETPFEVCPHKPSQSIRRGTKNPQIYEQMNKQRKWERKICNGASRFNAKKCCCVSTGEPETEPTGEPETEPEGKPEGEPEIAEKICHHKPSKIQRKTFKVELFYYEKTGNTWMLKVCQNGYIFSYEECCCALKSKQIANPETEPEGKPESEPEGEPEGEPKPENEVQHAYCIDVISRAIRKNTTNPKQYKQLSSSFKWEVKYCPHSKRFSFKICCCVPVTPGQPEGEPEGKPETEPEGKPETEPETEPEGKPEKPFKICPHKPSESIRRPTTNPQFYEQMTIRNEWVNMSCGDASRFDVDQCSCIPTEKTTPTTTQRSYDTAQANITCKVGNGPLRKTDSDLRRYSEKVAGRWEDRICYSGGIFNKLICGCVYLKKIHK from the exons ATGAAATCTGTAGTATATTTACTcactgttgctgttatttttttgcTTGAAGAGATTGATGGCAACCAAATTCAAAGCTCGAATTTAAGTTGTGCTCTAGTGCCTGGACGAAGTAATTCGACCTATTATGAACCAGTTTGGGACTATATTTGGATTCGACGTAGTTGCATGTTTGGCAGAGTTTTCAGTGACCGCTATTGCTTATGCATACCAACACAACTCATGAGAAATACTCGTCTAAATACACCAAATACTTGCATATTTCGAGGTTCAAAGACTTACACCAGAAGAATTGATCCAAAAGATAGCTATTATCAAGAACGTGTAAAAACGAGAAAATGGGCACCGAAAACTTGTACAAGTGGATTAGTTTTCAGTCCGACACACTGCCGTTGCATTGAAGATAGTCGTGAAACGTGTCAATATCCAGGCGGTATTACCAGAACACGTAAACGAGATACTGATGTGAATTATTTCCAACAGCTAACAAACAGCAACACATGGGAAAGAAAAAGGTGTTACAGTGGTGCTACCTTCAGTCTAACTAAATGTTATTGCACTTTCGGTGGTTCATCAGTCATTGTTACAACGCCTGAACctgaaaatgatattaaaatatgtaaacatCCCAAGTATGGATATTTCCGTAAACGGGATTCAAACCCGcagttttattttcagatcaATAACAATAAAGCATGGGAGAAGAGAGCTTGCGCAGTCGGCGGCACATTCAACAGCGCCATCTGTGATTGTACTTATGTGAAACCAACAAGCGAATCGGAGACTACACCAAAGGTCGAACCTGAAATTCCTCAAAAGTTTTGTTGGGATGCACTTTCAAAAACACGACGAGGAACATTTAGAGATGAACGTTATTATTACGAACTGAAAGGCAATACATGGAAGGTGATAGCTTGTCAAAATGGATATATTTTTTCTCACGAcagatgttgttgtgttttaaaATCACAAATAACGACCCCTAGAACAGAACCGACAGGTGAACCTGAAACGGAGCCGACAGGTGAACCTGAAACACCATTCGAAGTATGTCCGCATAAGCCTTCTCAGTCTATAAGAAGAGCCACTACAAACCCACAGATTTACGAGCAGAAGACCACAGGAGGCAAATGGGTGAAAATATCATGCGAAGCTGCAAATCAATTCAACGTCAAAAAATGTTGTTGTGTTCCGACAGGTACAACTGCACAACCGGAGGGAACCACTAAATTTTCCCCAAAGTACTGTCTggataaattgtcaagtaaacgACGAGCAACATTTAGAAATGAACGTCATTATTACGAACTGACAGACAGTTTATGGCGGCTGAAAGCttgtaaaaatggaaaaattttcTCTTACGAGGAGTGTTGCTGTgttttaaaatcaa AACCTAAAACTGAGCCGACAAGTAAACCCGAAACAGAACCAACAGGTGAACCTGAAACGGAGCCGACAGGTGAACCTGAAGCACAATTCGAAATATGCCCACATAAGTCTTCTCAGTCTATAAGAAGAGGCACTGCAAACCCACAGTTTTACGAGCAGATGAACAAGCAAGGCAAATGGGAGAGAAAATTATGTAACGGTGCAAGTCGATTCAACGCCAAAAAATGTTGTTGTGTTTCGCCAGGTGAACCCGAAACAGAACCGACAG GTGAACCCGAAACAGAACCGACAGGTGAACCTGAAACACCATTCGAAGTATGTCCGCATAAGCCTTCTCAGTCTATAAGAAGAGGCACTAAAAACCCACAGATTTACGAGCAGATGAACAAGCAACGCAAAtgggagagaaaaatatgtaacgGTGCAAGTCGATTCAACGCCAAAAAATGTTGTTGTGTTTCGACAGGTGAACCCGAAACAGAACCGACAG GTGAACCCGAAACAGAACCGGAAGGTAAACCCGAAGGAGAACCTGAAATTGCCGAAAAGATTTGTCATCATAAACCGTCAAAAATACAACGAAAAACATTTAaagttgaacttttttattatgAAAAGACGGGCAATACATGGATGCTGAAGGTTTGTCaaaatggatatattttctcTTACGAGGAGTGTTGTTGTGctttaaaatcaaaacaaatagcGAATCCTGAAACAGAACCGGAAGGCAAACCTGAGTCAGAACCGGAAGGTGAACCAGAGGGAGAACCGAAACCAGAAAATGAAGTACAACACGCATATTGTATAGATGTGATATCTCGGGCTATAAGGAAAAATACAACGAACCCAAAGCAGTATAagcagttgtcatcatcattcaaatgggaagtaaaatattgtccacattCAAAACGATTCAGTTTTAAAATATGCTGTTGCGTTCCGGTAACACCTGGACAACCAGAGGGAGAGCCGGAGGGTAAACCTGAAACAGAACCGGAAGGTAAACCTGAAACAGAACCTGAAACAGAACCGGAGGGTAAACCTGAAAAACCCTTTAAAATATGTCCGCATAAGCCTTCTGAGTCTATAAGAAGACCCACCACAAACCCACAGTTTTACGAGCAGATGACCATAAGAAACGAATGGGTAAACATGTCATGTGGAGATGCAAGTCGATTCGACGTCGATCAATGTTCTTGTATTCCGACAGAGAAAACTACACCTACTACAACGCAACGATCATATGACACTGCACAAGCAAATATTACGTGTAAGGTCGGGAATGGACCTCTTCGGAAAACAGACTCGGACTTACGTCGTTATTCAGAAAAGGTAGCAGGAAGATGGGAAGATAGGATTTGCTACAGTGGTGGTATATTCAACAAACTAATTTGTGGTtgtgtttatttgaaaaaaatacataaatag